Proteins encoded within one genomic window of Cucumis sativus cultivar 9930 chromosome 3, Cucumber_9930_V3, whole genome shotgun sequence:
- the LOC101222664 gene encoding eukaryotic initiation factor 4A-3, with protein MAAAATTSVVPPNRRRTISAPEDKLEFETTEGVEPILTFDQMGIKDDLLRGIYAYGFEKPSAIQQRAVRPIIEGRDVIAQAQSGTGKTSMIALTVCQMVDTTSREVQALILSPTRELATQTEKVILAIGDYINIQAHACIGGKSVGEDIRKLEFGVQVVSGTPGRVCDMIKRRTLRTRAIKLLVLDESDEMLSRGFKDQIYDVYRYLPPELQVVLISATLPHEILEMTNKFMTDPVRILVKRDELTLEGIKQFFVAVEREEWKFDTLCDLYDTLTITQAVIFCNTKRKVEWLTEKMRSNNFTVSHMHGDMPQKERDAIMGEFRSGTTRVLITTDVWARGLDVQQVSLVINYDLPNNRELYIHRIGRSGRFGRKGVAINFVKSDDIKILRDIEQYYSTQIDEMPMNVADLI; from the exons ATGGCGGCTGCAGCTACAACGAGCGTTGTGCCACCGAATCGGCGTCGGACGATTAGCGCGCCTGAAGACAAATTGGAATTCGAGACGACGGAGGGGGTTGAGCCGATCTTGACTTTCGATCAGATGGGCATTAAAGATGACCTTCTTCGTGGAATATATGCCTACGGTTTTGAAAAGCCATCTGCCATTCAGCAGAGAGCTGTGAGGCCGATTATTGAGGGTCGAGATGTTATTGCGCAGGCTCAATCTGGGACTGGGAAGACTTCCATGATTGCCCTTACCGTTTGCCAGATGGTTGATACCACAAGTAGAGA GGTGCAAGCCTTGATCTTGTCCCCTACGAGAGAATTGGCTACTCAGACAGAGAAGGTTATATTGGCCATTGGCGACTACATTAATATACAAGCACACGCATGTATTGGAGGCAAAAGTGTGGGTGAAGATATCAGAAAGCTTGAGTTTGGAGTTCAGGTTGTGTCGGGAACTCCTGGAAGAGTCTGTGACATGATCAAGAGAAGGACATTGCGTACCAGAGCCATTAAGTTATTAGTTTTG GACGAGTCTGATGAAATGCTGAGCAGGGGGTTTAAAGACCAAATTTATGATGTATATCGTTATCTTCCACCAGAACTTCAg GTTGTCTTGATTTCTGCTACCCTTCCTCATGAAATCCTGGAGATGACAAACAAGTTTATGACAGATCCTGTGAGGATTCTTGTCAAGCGTGATGAGTTGACTTTGGAG GGTATTAAGCAATTCTTTGTTGCGGTTGAAAGGGAAGAGTGGAAGTTTGATACCTTATGTGATCTTTATGATACCTTGACTATCACTCAAGCTGTCATTTTCTGTAACACTAAGCGGAAG GTTGAATGGTTGACTGAAAAGATGCGAAGTAATAACTTCACAGTTTCACATATGCATGGGGACATGCCTCAAAAGGAAAGAGATGCAATCATGGGGGAGTTCCGATCAGGAACTACCCGTGTTCTAATTACTACTGATGTTTGGGCACGAGGGCTTGATGTGCAGCAG GTATCACTTGTGATAAATTATGACCTTCCAAACAATCGAGAACTTTACATTCACAGGATAGGAAGGTCGGGTCGGTTTGGGCGCAAG GGTGTTGCTATTAACTTTGTGAAAAGCGATGACATCAAGATCCTGAGAGATATTGAGCAATACTACAGTACCCAGATTGACGAGATGCCCATGAATGTTGCTGATTTGATTTAA